In the genome of Nocardia sp. NBC_00416, one region contains:
- a CDS encoding DUF7144 family membrane protein — translation MTAYRTEPERPSVSRGVAAVTSIAAAVLLLAVGVLSILAGVSAVASDELFVTGPDYILQFSTTTWGWVHIVLGALLVIAAIGLMTGAMWARITAVFLAGLSIIANFLWIPYYPWWSIVVIALDIVVIWAVSTWQPDRM, via the coding sequence ATGACGGCCTACAGGACAGAACCCGAGCGTCCTTCGGTCAGCCGGGGCGTGGCGGCGGTGACCTCGATCGCCGCAGCGGTGCTGCTGCTCGCGGTGGGAGTGCTGTCGATCCTCGCGGGTGTGTCGGCGGTAGCGTCCGACGAGTTGTTCGTGACCGGCCCGGACTACATCCTGCAGTTCTCCACGACCACATGGGGCTGGGTCCATATCGTTCTCGGCGCGTTGCTGGTGATCGCCGCGATCGGCCTGATGACCGGCGCGATGTGGGCGCGCATCACCGCGGTGTTCCTGGCGGGGTTGTCGATCATCGCGAACTTCCTGTGGATCCCGTACTACCCGTGGTGGTCGATCGTGGTCATCGCCTTGGACATCGTGGTCATCTGGGCGGTGTCCACCTGGCAACCCGACAGGATGTGA
- a CDS encoding zinc-binding dehydrogenase: protein MRAVAIQRFGDPSGMAVIEAPPPAPASGQVVIETEAIGVGGVDAVIRRGTLGGYGFTEGMVPGSEVAGVVTAVGAGVDESWAGRRVWAFTGTSGGYVERAVAPIADIVALPAALSSIDAVTLGSSAPVAHFALAHAHFLPGESVLVRGAAGSIGIATVELAARGGASAVAVTTSSPERGRRLRDLGATHVLDRAGAGDPAAPISFDVIIDIVGGAEMPAFVDRLAPNGRMVVVGVVAGLPPADFGMRLIGAFQQSRSFATFSLDTVPVPARDAVRAEHFAAAARGELHAVVHEVLPLELAAEAHRRMDLGSVFGRIVLTP, encoded by the coding sequence GTGCGAGCAGTGGCGATCCAGCGATTCGGTGACCCGAGCGGCATGGCCGTGATCGAGGCGCCGCCTCCGGCGCCGGCCTCCGGCCAGGTGGTCATCGAGACCGAGGCGATCGGCGTCGGCGGCGTCGACGCCGTAATCCGTCGCGGGACACTCGGCGGGTACGGGTTCACCGAGGGGATGGTCCCCGGCAGCGAGGTCGCCGGCGTGGTGACAGCGGTCGGCGCCGGCGTCGACGAGTCGTGGGCGGGTCGGCGAGTGTGGGCGTTCACCGGTACCAGTGGCGGCTACGTCGAGCGGGCGGTGGCCCCGATCGCCGATATCGTCGCACTCCCGGCCGCTCTGTCCTCGATCGACGCGGTGACGCTCGGGAGCTCCGCTCCCGTCGCGCATTTCGCGCTCGCCCACGCACATTTCCTACCCGGTGAGTCCGTGCTCGTGCGCGGTGCGGCGGGCAGCATCGGCATCGCCACGGTGGAGCTCGCCGCGCGCGGCGGGGCGAGCGCGGTCGCGGTCACGACATCGTCGCCGGAACGCGGCAGACGACTCCGTGACCTCGGGGCGACGCATGTGCTCGACCGGGCCGGAGCGGGTGATCCGGCAGCGCCGATATCGTTCGACGTGATCATCGATATCGTCGGCGGGGCGGAGATGCCCGCGTTCGTCGACCGGCTCGCGCCGAACGGACGCATGGTCGTCGTCGGTGTGGTGGCCGGTCTTCCGCCGGCGGATTTCGGCATGCGACTCATCGGTGCGTTCCAGCAGTCCCGCTCGTTCGCCACCTTCAGCCTTGACACGGTCCCGGTTCCGGCCCGGGACGCGGTTCGGGCCGAGCATTTCGCGGCCGCGGCGCGCGGCGAACTGCACGCCGTCGTCCACGAGGTCCTGCCCCTGGAACTGGCGGCCGAAGCGCACCGCCGGATGGATCTGGGCAGCGTGTTCGGGCGGATCGTCCTCACTCCCTGA
- a CDS encoding TetR/AcrR family transcriptional regulator — MTDRLPQMLRADARDNRERVLEVARTLFSEKGIDVTMREIARRAEVGPATLYRRFPTKQMLIDAAFADELRLCREIVDDGCADPDPWRGFCSVIERISVLNGRNQGFVDAFGAANPELGSFAEHRGALLRKLADLAGRAKAAGLRRDFVIDDLVLVLMAGRGLSSAPPSGREAAARRFAALAIDAFRDSPANADLPRPARLVAGVVRPTAV; from the coding sequence ATGACCGACCGATTGCCTCAAATGCTCCGCGCCGATGCGCGGGACAACCGCGAGCGAGTCCTCGAGGTCGCGCGAACGCTCTTCTCCGAAAAGGGGATCGATGTGACGATGCGCGAGATCGCTCGCCGTGCCGAAGTCGGGCCCGCCACGCTCTATCGACGGTTCCCGACGAAGCAGATGCTGATCGACGCGGCGTTCGCGGACGAACTGCGCCTGTGCCGGGAGATCGTGGACGACGGCTGCGCCGACCCCGACCCATGGCGCGGGTTCTGCTCGGTCATCGAACGGATCAGCGTGCTCAACGGCCGGAACCAGGGCTTCGTGGACGCGTTCGGCGCCGCGAACCCGGAACTCGGCAGTTTCGCCGAACACCGCGGCGCGCTGCTGCGCAAACTGGCGGACCTGGCCGGGCGCGCCAAGGCCGCTGGGCTGCGCCGCGACTTCGTCATCGACGACCTCGTACTCGTCCTGATGGCGGGGCGCGGGTTGTCATCGGCCCCGCCTTCCGGCCGGGAGGCGGCCGCCCGGCGGTTCGCCGCCCTCGCCATCGACGCCTTCCGGGATTCGCCCGCCAACGCGGATCTGCCCCGCCCCGCGCGACTCGTCGCCGGCGTGGTGCGTCCCACGGCCGTTTAG
- a CDS encoding MFS transporter — translation MTSLATRASTADSADLGPHYKWIALSNTTLGMLIATINSSIVLIALPDIFKGIDLNPLESGNTSYLLWMMMGFLVVTAVLVVSFGRLGDMFGRARMYNMGFAIFTISSIFLAITWFDGSEAAIWLIAWRVVQGVGGAFLMANSSAILTDAFPAHQRGLAMGINGVAAIAGSFLGLLVGGVLAPIQWHYIFLVSVPFGVVGTVWAYLKLRDTGVRTKAKMDWWGNLTFAVGLIAILVGITYGIQPYGSSNMGWTNPWVLTAIIGGLIVLGVFAYIETKVESPLFELSLFKNRSFAFGNAANLMGSIGRGGLQFILIIWLQGIWLPQHGYDYSRTPLWAGIYMVPMTIGFLLSAPLSGALSDRFGTRWFTTIGMLITAGTFGALIAIPVDFTYWVFAVILLINGIGMGLFSSPNRALVMNSLPATSRGSGAGMMTTFQNAAMVLSIGLFFSLMIAGLSAHLPAAMFDGLTAGGMPEAPAQGIAQLPTVGILFAAFLGYNPIQQVGGDALQGLSQSSVDHLTGLEFFPHLISDPFADGLTAAFTFALVCCVLGAIFSFLTDEGGKGKPAGDGGDESRESVGEELAAVAAFASGEAPSELIDEPVRR, via the coding sequence ATGACCTCGCTCGCCACCCGAGCATCCACTGCGGATTCCGCCGACCTGGGACCGCACTACAAGTGGATCGCGCTCTCCAACACCACCCTCGGCATGCTGATCGCCACGATCAACTCGTCCATCGTGCTGATCGCACTGCCCGATATCTTCAAGGGGATCGACCTCAATCCCCTGGAGTCCGGGAACACCAGCTACCTGCTGTGGATGATGATGGGGTTCCTGGTCGTCACCGCCGTGCTCGTGGTCAGCTTCGGTCGCCTCGGTGACATGTTCGGCCGAGCCCGCATGTACAACATGGGCTTCGCCATCTTCACGATCTCCTCCATCTTCCTGGCGATCACCTGGTTCGACGGTTCCGAAGCGGCGATCTGGCTGATCGCCTGGCGGGTCGTCCAGGGTGTCGGCGGCGCCTTCCTCATGGCGAACAGCTCCGCCATCCTCACCGACGCGTTTCCCGCCCACCAGCGCGGACTCGCCATGGGGATCAACGGTGTCGCCGCCATCGCGGGCTCGTTCCTGGGCCTGCTGGTCGGCGGTGTGCTGGCGCCGATCCAGTGGCACTACATCTTCCTCGTGTCGGTCCCGTTCGGGGTCGTCGGCACCGTCTGGGCGTATCTGAAACTCCGCGACACCGGGGTCCGCACGAAGGCGAAGATGGACTGGTGGGGCAACCTGACATTCGCGGTCGGCCTGATCGCGATCCTGGTCGGCATCACCTACGGCATCCAGCCCTACGGCAGCTCGAACATGGGGTGGACCAACCCGTGGGTGCTGACCGCGATCATCGGCGGTCTCATCGTGCTGGGCGTGTTCGCCTACATCGAGACGAAGGTCGAGAGCCCGCTCTTCGAATTGTCGTTGTTCAAGAACCGCTCGTTCGCGTTCGGCAACGCGGCCAACTTGATGGGGTCGATCGGCCGCGGCGGCCTGCAGTTCATCCTGATCATCTGGTTGCAGGGCATCTGGTTGCCCCAGCACGGCTACGACTACTCCCGCACCCCGCTGTGGGCAGGTATCTACATGGTGCCCATGACGATCGGATTCTTGCTCAGCGCCCCGCTCTCCGGCGCATTGTCGGACCGGTTCGGCACGAGATGGTTCACGACCATCGGAATGCTCATCACGGCAGGGACCTTCGGCGCCCTGATCGCCATCCCGGTCGACTTCACCTACTGGGTGTTCGCGGTGATCCTGCTCATCAACGGCATCGGCATGGGTTTGTTCTCCTCGCCGAACCGCGCCCTGGTGATGAACTCACTGCCGGCCACCTCCCGCGGGTCGGGCGCCGGCATGATGACGACCTTCCAGAACGCGGCGATGGTGCTCTCGATCGGGCTGTTCTTCTCGCTGATGATCGCCGGTCTGAGTGCGCATCTGCCGGCCGCGATGTTCGACGGATTGACCGCGGGCGGTATGCCGGAAGCGCCCGCCCAGGGGATCGCCCAGCTGCCGACGGTCGGCATCCTGTTCGCGGCGTTCCTCGGCTACAACCCCATCCAGCAGGTCGGTGGCGATGCGCTGCAAGGGTTGTCGCAGTCCAGCGTCGATCACCTGACCGGGCTGGAGTTCTTCCCCCATTTGATCAGCGACCCGTTCGCCGACGGCCTCACCGCCGCCTTCACCTTCGCGCTCGTCTGCTGTGTGCTCGGTGCGATCTTCTCGTTCCTCACCGACGAAGGCGGGAAGGGGAAGCCGGCCGGGGACGGCGGCGACGAGAGCCGCGAATCGGTCGGCGAAGAGTTGGCCGCGGTCGCCGCGTTCGCGTCGGGGGAGGCGCCCTCCGAACTGATCGACGAACCCGTACGACGCTGA
- a CDS encoding NUDIX hydrolase, translating to MPTPDFIRHLRATVGQQLLWLPGVSAVVLDDEKRILLQHRVDDRRWALISGILDPGEQPAAAVVREVNEETGVECVVERLLAVHSEQPMTYSNGDVCQFMNLCFQARAVGGTARVNDDESLEVGWFTPDALPEDMADHHMLRIEQALADEPTWFATTSAD from the coding sequence ATGCCCACTCCGGATTTCATCCGCCACCTCCGTGCCACCGTCGGACAGCAGTTGCTGTGGCTGCCGGGCGTCAGCGCCGTCGTCTTGGACGACGAGAAACGGATCCTGCTCCAGCACCGGGTGGACGACCGGAGGTGGGCGCTGATCTCCGGCATCCTGGATCCGGGCGAACAGCCCGCCGCCGCCGTCGTGCGGGAGGTGAACGAGGAGACGGGCGTCGAGTGCGTAGTCGAGCGGCTGCTCGCGGTGCACTCCGAGCAGCCGATGACCTACTCCAACGGCGACGTCTGCCAGTTCATGAACCTCTGCTTCCAGGCGCGCGCCGTGGGCGGCACGGCCCGCGTGAACGACGACGAGTCCCTGGAGGTCGGCTGGTTCACGCCGGACGCGCTGCCCGAGGACATGGCCGATCACCATATGCTCCGGATCGAGCAGGCCCTGGCCGACGAACCCACCTGGTTCGCGACAACGAGTGCCGACTGA
- a CDS encoding D-alanyl-D-alanine carboxypeptidase family protein, whose protein sequence is MRTYARVLLAAVTGLLVVFAPTAVAAPFPGVAHAQLPFPLSLQPDGVRAPAAALAEANTGVIMWSRQPDTRVPIASITKVMTAVVVLESGDLERPITVSRAAVDYAAAYGGSTADLAPGEVLTARQLLYAMMLPSGCDAAYALAEAYGPGQDAFIARMNATAQRLGMPNTHFSDASGLPVPDDYATYSTPAELVRLGRHAMAQPVFREIVKSPTFHQPAGPANRDHVWETTNGLLREYAGTTGIKTGSTDAAGVCLLFEASRGGQRLIGVVLNSSPDDLAAATADARRVMDWGFLPILSALPVG, encoded by the coding sequence ATGCGAACCTATGCCCGTGTACTGCTGGCCGCCGTGACCGGACTACTCGTCGTATTCGCTCCCACCGCCGTGGCCGCCCCGTTCCCGGGCGTCGCACACGCTCAGCTCCCGTTTCCGCTGAGTCTGCAACCGGACGGAGTGCGGGCGCCCGCGGCGGCGCTCGCGGAGGCCAATACCGGGGTGATCATGTGGTCACGCCAGCCGGACACCCGTGTCCCGATCGCCAGTATCACCAAGGTCATGACGGCGGTGGTGGTGCTCGAGTCGGGCGATCTCGAGCGCCCGATCACGGTGTCGCGGGCGGCCGTCGACTATGCCGCCGCCTACGGCGGGAGCACCGCCGACCTGGCTCCCGGCGAGGTGCTCACCGCGCGCCAATTGCTGTACGCGATGATGCTCCCCTCCGGCTGTGACGCCGCCTACGCCCTGGCCGAGGCCTACGGGCCCGGCCAGGACGCCTTCATCGCCCGGATGAACGCCACCGCGCAGCGACTGGGCATGCCGAATACTCATTTCAGCGACGCCAGCGGCCTCCCCGTTCCGGACGATTACGCCACGTACTCCACACCCGCGGAATTGGTGAGGCTGGGCCGGCACGCGATGGCCCAGCCGGTTTTCCGAGAGATCGTCAAATCGCCGACCTTCCACCAGCCGGCCGGTCCCGCGAACCGGGACCACGTCTGGGAAACCACCAACGGGCTACTCCGTGAGTATGCGGGCACCACGGGAATCAAGACCGGATCCACGGACGCCGCCGGGGTCTGCCTGCTCTTCGAAGCCTCCCGGGGCGGACAGCGGCTGATCGGTGTGGTCCTGAACAGCTCACCCGACGACCTGGCCGCCGCGACAGCCGACGCCCGACGCGTCATGGACTGGGGTTTCCTCCCGATCCTCAGCGCGCTGCCGGTCGGCTGA
- a CDS encoding MBL fold metallo-hydrolase, which yields MTVRWEELGWERLADGVGRCRLPVWDCTVGLIIGDDFALLVDAGSSLGEGARLRAQAQALAGRDITAVALTHHHFDHVFGAAAFAPAPVFAADGAQWAYRDGRDESRDDAVRNGLDATAAQQAADALAPPQEYVREVTTLQPSAGREISLVHIGPGHTGHDLAVVVSGDPTVMFCGDLVEESGEPQAGPDAVPSRWPAALDRLLELGGPDALYVPGHGAVVDAGFVRRQRDALAARFGG from the coding sequence ATGACGGTGCGGTGGGAAGAGTTGGGCTGGGAGCGGCTCGCGGACGGAGTGGGCCGGTGCCGGTTGCCGGTGTGGGACTGTACGGTCGGCTTGATCATCGGGGATGATTTCGCGCTGCTGGTCGACGCCGGGTCGAGTCTCGGTGAGGGGGCGCGGCTGCGGGCGCAGGCACAGGCGCTGGCGGGCCGCGATATCACTGCCGTCGCGCTCACCCATCATCACTTCGACCATGTGTTCGGCGCGGCGGCGTTCGCGCCCGCCCCGGTCTTCGCCGCGGACGGCGCGCAGTGGGCGTACCGGGACGGGCGCGACGAGTCGCGCGACGACGCGGTCCGCAACGGTCTCGACGCGACCGCTGCTCAGCAGGCCGCGGACGCCTTGGCGCCGCCCCAGGAGTACGTCCGGGAGGTGACCACGCTGCAGCCGAGCGCCGGCCGCGAAATCTCGTTGGTCCATATCGGGCCGGGGCATACCGGGCACGACCTCGCGGTCGTCGTGTCCGGTGATCCCACCGTGATGTTCTGCGGCGACCTCGTCGAGGAATCGGGGGAGCCGCAGGCCGGGCCCGACGCGGTACCGTCGCGCTGGCCCGCCGCGCTCGACCGGTTGCTCGAGCTGGGTGGGCCGGACGCGCTGTACGTGCCCGGTCACGGCGCGGTGGTGGACGCCGGCTTCGTGCGGAGGCAGCGTGATGCGCTGGCGGCTCGCTTCGGTGGGTGA
- a CDS encoding cytochrome P450 family protein, with product MTTSQDAQPLQLDRSFFDDPAALYRGLRVERPVVRAIGPSGLQFWMITRYADARAALNDARMIKDADRIPGSFTRDGEAPQARVVTESLVRHMLNADPPDHTRLRKLVGKAFTMRAIARLRPRIEEIATELADGMDAAGPTVDLLDHFAFPLPMTVICEILGVPQDRRDEFRTWSNTLLSGGPDHERAGAARAMSTFFAELIDDKSAHPGEDMLSDIVRAAEDGDSLSRSETMAMAFLLLVAGHETTVNLIGNGMLALLRNPEQRSRLHSDPDLVPNAVEEFLRYDGPVNLATIRFTTEPVEFSGTTIPAGQFVLVSLIGANRDPERYADADRLDIERDASGHLAFGYGIHHCLGAPLARLEGEIAFRTLLARFPAMALDDEPGPHRESTLIHGLTRLPVRL from the coding sequence ATGACCACCAGCCAGGACGCGCAACCGCTGCAACTCGACCGTTCGTTCTTCGACGACCCGGCCGCGCTCTATCGTGGCCTTCGAGTGGAGCGACCGGTGGTCCGCGCGATCGGGCCGAGCGGCCTGCAGTTCTGGATGATCACCCGCTACGCGGACGCGCGCGCCGCGCTCAACGACGCGCGAATGATCAAGGATGCCGATCGGATCCCGGGGTCCTTCACCCGCGACGGCGAGGCGCCCCAGGCGCGGGTCGTCACAGAGTCGCTGGTGCGGCACATGCTCAACGCCGACCCGCCGGACCACACCAGGTTGCGCAAGCTGGTCGGGAAGGCCTTCACCATGCGGGCGATCGCCCGGCTGCGTCCGCGGATCGAGGAGATCGCCACCGAACTCGCCGACGGTATGGACGCGGCGGGCCCCACGGTCGACCTGCTCGATCATTTCGCGTTCCCCCTGCCGATGACCGTGATCTGCGAGATCCTCGGCGTCCCGCAGGATCGCCGCGACGAGTTCCGGACGTGGTCGAACACGTTGCTCTCCGGTGGCCCCGACCACGAGCGCGCCGGCGCCGCACGCGCCATGTCGACATTTTTCGCCGAGCTGATCGACGACAAGTCCGCTCACCCCGGCGAGGACATGCTCTCCGATATCGTGCGGGCAGCCGAGGACGGTGACTCGCTCAGCCGCTCCGAAACGATGGCGATGGCGTTTCTGCTGCTCGTGGCGGGCCACGAGACGACGGTCAACCTGATCGGCAACGGGATGCTCGCACTGCTGCGCAACCCGGAACAGCGCTCCCGACTGCACAGCGACCCGGATCTGGTGCCGAACGCGGTGGAGGAATTCCTCCGCTACGACGGTCCGGTCAATCTGGCGACCATCCGGTTCACCACGGAACCGGTCGAGTTCTCCGGCACCACCATCCCGGCCGGCCAGTTCGTGCTCGTATCGCTGATCGGCGCGAACCGCGATCCCGAACGCTACGCCGACGCCGACCGCCTCGATATCGAGCGGGACGCGTCCGGCCACCTCGCCTTCGGCTACGGCATCCACCACTGTCTCGGGGCGCCGCTGGCTCGGCTGGAGGGCGAGATCGCCTTTCGCACACTGCTGGCGCGGTTTCCCGCCATGGCGCTCGACGACGAGCCCGGCCCACACCGCGAGAGCACACTGATCCACGGCCTGACCCGGCTGCCGGTCCGGCTCTGA
- a CDS encoding DUF4126 domain-containing protein, with amino-acid sequence MSSWVLPAFLGLGLAAACGFRAFLPLLILSAAAHFGVLGLHLNESFAWIGSTGALLALSIAAAAEMLGDLIPFIDNALSIIGNVSGPIAGAIAAGSVFEAADPATAAIAGIIVGAPTALTFSATQTGVRAASTATTGGLANPVVSVVEDVLAFVLVALAIVLPLLVPVALGALLFIAWRAVRRFRRRARSTRAAATPFARSG; translated from the coding sequence ATGAGTAGCTGGGTGCTTCCCGCATTTCTGGGACTGGGACTCGCGGCCGCGTGCGGATTCCGGGCTTTCCTGCCATTGCTCATCCTCAGCGCCGCCGCGCATTTCGGGGTGCTCGGTCTGCACCTCAACGAATCCTTCGCCTGGATCGGCTCCACCGGAGCCCTTCTCGCACTGTCGATCGCGGCCGCTGCCGAGATGTTGGGCGACCTGATCCCGTTCATCGACAACGCCTTGTCGATCATCGGCAACGTCAGCGGTCCGATCGCGGGGGCGATAGCGGCCGGGTCGGTGTTCGAGGCGGCAGACCCGGCCACCGCCGCGATCGCGGGAATCATCGTCGGCGCCCCTACTGCCCTCACCTTCAGCGCGACCCAGACCGGTGTCCGCGCGGCCAGTACCGCCACCACGGGCGGCCTCGCGAACCCGGTGGTCTCGGTCGTCGAGGACGTATTGGCGTTCGTCCTGGTCGCGTTGGCGATCGTGCTCCCGCTTCTTGTTCCGGTCGCACTGGGCGCGCTGCTGTTCATCGCGTGGCGCGCGGTGCGCAGATTCCGCCGCCGTGCCCGATCTACGCGGGCCGCGGCGACGCCGTTCGCACGATCCGGGTAG
- a CDS encoding MarR family winged helix-turn-helix transcriptional regulator: MQSISTTDEPGAPDDVATLYHLLTRINRTLRTRGPSRKLSAGVAAALWTIINHAPIRLSALAERESVSAPTMSRIVAVLEDQGCIERTPDPDDGRARLLIPTPVGIELIANARTEKAQLLAEAIDGLDPDDRVTVSRGLTILADALGTT; this comes from the coding sequence ATGCAGAGCATCTCCACAACTGACGAGCCGGGCGCCCCGGACGATGTCGCGACCCTGTATCACCTGCTCACCCGGATCAACCGAACGCTGCGTACCCGCGGTCCGAGCCGGAAACTCAGCGCGGGCGTGGCCGCGGCGCTGTGGACGATCATCAATCACGCCCCGATCCGGTTGTCCGCCCTCGCCGAGCGGGAATCGGTCTCCGCGCCGACGATGTCGCGCATCGTGGCAGTCCTCGAGGATCAGGGGTGCATCGAGCGCACCCCCGACCCCGACGACGGGCGCGCCCGCCTGCTGATTCCGACACCGGTCGGGATCGAATTGATCGCCAATGCCCGGACCGAGAAAGCGCAGTTGCTCGCCGAGGCCATCGACGGTCTCGACCCGGACGACCGGGTCACGGTCAGCCGGGGACTCACCATCCTCGCCGACGCACTCGGGACGACCTAG